Genomic segment of Natronoarchaeum philippinense:
CCAGACGGCGACGACCACGGCTTCGATAACGCTCATAACCGGGACCAGTCGCGCCCGCGATAAAAACGCTCCCGATTTCGACGCGGCGATGCCACTGCGCGCCGGTGAATCAGGTCCCGCACGTATCACGCGTGGAATTCTCTAGCAATCAAACGTTACAAACTCTCGGCACGAAGTCGGCGTCATGCTGCCACCGATCGCCGACAACTTCGTCGCGGGCGAGACCGCGCCGGAGGCGATCGCCCACGCACGCGACCTCGACGGTCGTGGCGTCGGGACGATCCTGAACCTGCTTGGCGAACACTACGAGCGACCCGGCCCGGCCGCCGAGGACCGGGACGCGTACGTCCGCTTGATCGACGACATCGCAGACGCCGGGATCGACGCCTGCGTCTCGGTCAAACCCTCCCAGATCGGCTTAGACATCGGCGAGTCGACGTTCCGGTCGAATCTAGAGGTGATCGCCGAGCGCGCCGACGAGCGCGACGCGTTCGTCTGGATCGACATGGAAGACCACGAGACGACCGACGCGACGCTCGACGCCTTCGAGGAGCTGGCCCGGGCCCACGAGTGGTCCGTCGGCGTCTGCCTGCAGGCCAACCTCAAGCGCACGCGCAAGGACCTCGACCGCCTGATCGACGTACCCGGAAAATTCCGACTGGTCAAAGGCGCCTACGACGAACCGGACGACCTCTCGTACACGCGCAAACCGCGGGTGAACGAGGAGTACCGCGAACTGCTTCGGTACGCCTTCGAGCACCGCGACCGCGGCGTCGCCGTCGGAAGCCACGATCCGGTGATGATCGAACACGCCGCCGATCTCGCCGCCGAGCACGGCACCGATTTCGAGATCCAGATGCTGATGGGCGTCCGCGAGTCGGCCCAGTACGATCTGGCCGCCGACTACGACGTCTACCAGTACGTCCCCTACGGGAACCGCTGGCTGTCGTACTTCTATCGCCGGGTCGCCGAGCGCCGGGCGAACGCGCTGTTCGCGCTGCGGGCTGCTATCGGGCGGTGACGCCGCCGTACGCACGTCCGACGGCGATCGGTCGCGGCTGGAGTACCGTCGTGTCGTCACGCCGCCGACAATAACAGCGCTGATTAGGCAGGGTGCCAAAGGGAGTGGCAATGGCAACGTGGAAGCGGGACTTCGGGAGCGGTCTTGTCGTCCTCGTCCCGATCATCGTCACCCTCTGGGTCCTCGTCTGGCTGTTCAACTTCATCGCGGGCGCGCCGCTGGTCAACCAGATCAATCAGGAGTTGCTCGTCGATCTCGGTTTCGAGGGGATCAGCACCAGCGCGGTCAGCGCCGTGCGCGTGCTCGTGACGCTCGTCGTCTTCGTCACGCTCGTGTTCGCGGTCGGCTACCTGATGCGAACCGCGCTCGGCAACGTTCTCGAAGACCGGATCGACGACCTGATCAACCGCCTGCCGGGACTCCGCGTCGTCTATAACGCCTCGAAGATGGCCGCCGAAACCGCCCTCGGCGGAACCGAAGCGCTCCAGACGCCCGTCAAAGTCGAGGTCTGGGACGGCGTCCGCATGACGGCGTTCAAGACGGGCAAGCGCACCGACGACGGCCGCGAGCTGCTCTTTATGCCGACCGCGCCGAACATCACGACCGGGTTCGTGATCGAGGTCGAACCAGAAGACATCCAAGAGATCGACGAGCGCGTCGAGGACTCGCTGACCCGCCTGTTGAGCGCCGGCTTCGGCGACGCCAACAACCAGAGCGGCGGCCTCCACGGCGTCCCGATCGACGTGCACGAGTCCGACACGGGTCGTCTCGCCGGCTCTGATGCGGATCGGAGCAACGCGGACGGCCGGGCCGACGCTGGTGCTGACGAGTAGACTCGTCACTCACCGATTCGGCGCTGCCCTCGCGAGGATACGGACAAACAGGCGTCGCTGGCTGCCGGATTTCGTCCGAAAATCAGCGCCGCCGAGTCGCAACCGTAGTTAGACGTAGGTGAACCAGTCGGCGTACTCGTCGCTGGGGTCTTCGACGAGGTCGAAGAACGTCTGTTGGATCTCCTCGGTGACCGGACCGCGCGTGCCCGACCCGATCTCGACGTTGTCGACCTGCCGGATCGGCGTCACCTCGGCGGCGGTGCCCGTGAAGAACAGCTCGTCGGCGGTGTGGAGCTGGCCGCGCGAGATCGTCGCTTGGTCGTGGACCGTGTAGCCAAGATCGCGGGCGACCTCGATGACGCTCTGGCGCGTGATACCGTCGAGGATCGACTGGGAGAGCGCCGGCGTATAGAGCTCGCCGTCTTTGACCATGAAGATGTTCTCGCCGGGGCCTTCCGCGACGTAGCCCTCCTTGTCGAGCACGATGGCCTCGGTGTAGCCGTTGCGCCGGGCCTCCTCGCCGGCGAGCATGCTGTTGACGTACAGCCCCGTCGTCTTGGCGTTGGTCGGAATCTGGCTGGAGGAGTGCTTGCGCCACGACGAGACCATCACTTCGACGCCCTTCTGCAGGGCGTCCTCGCCGAGGTACGTACCCCACGGCCAGCACGCGATGGCGACCTGCGTCGGGCAGTCCTTCGGGCTGACGCCGAGGCTGTTGTAGCCATAGAACGCGACCGGCCGGATGTAACACGACTCCAAGTCCTGCCGGCGGATGAGCTCCATCGTCGCCTCGGTGAGCTCCTCGCGGTCGTGCTCGATGTCCATCTCGTAGGGCTTTGCCGACTCGTAGAACCGGTCGAGGTGGGCGTCCCAGCGGAAGATCGCCGGGCCGTCGGCGGTGTCGTAGCAGCGAACGCCTTCGAAGATGCCGGTACCGTAGTGGAGACCGTGCGTGAGGACGTGCACCTGGGCGTCGTCCCAATCTTGGAACTCGCCGTCCATCCAGATGGTGTCGACGTCCATCTCGTCAAATCCCATGGGTGAGCCATTGATGCCCCGTCGTTAAGAGTGTTCACGATTTGCACGCGACGGCGGACTCGCACGCTTCCGAACGATTCGTGCTCATCTCTGGTGAGGCGACGCCGAACGAGGGATCGAAGCGTCTTACGCTTCGGCGTCCTCGCGAACGCCAGTGAGCGAGGGCTCGGAGGACGCATCGCGTCCTCCGGCGTCCTGACGAGGAAGGCGAGCCGGGGTTCGACGAGTTTACTCGTCGGTACCCTGACGAGGAAGGCGAGTCAGGGCTCGAAGCGTCTTACGCTTCGGCGTCCAGCAGCGCCCACAGTCGCTCGCGGTCGCCGTCCATCCGCTCTAGAAGATCGCGGAACTCGGCGCGCGTCTCGGCCGTCACGTCGACGGCGACCATCCCGCGGTCTGGCTGGCCGTAGACGACCGTCGCGCCCTCGGGCGCGGCCAGCACCGCCGGGAGCGTCGCAAGATCTTCCTCGCCGTCGACGACGACGGTCGTCGGACCGTCCCGGGCGACGGCGTCGCCGAGCGCCGTCAGCAGTTCGACGGTCAGCGTGCCCGCTGGATTGGTGGCGGCGATGCGGTCGGGCGGGGCTTCGACCGTCTCGCGCACCTCGTCGTCGACGGCTTGGCGTTTCGTGCGGCCATCGACCAGCGCGACATCGGGCCGTCGGTCGGCCTGCTCGAAGTGGTAGGTGACGATGTCGCCGACGGCGATCAGGGGCTCGCCGGCGTCGGAGAGTAACTCCTCGGCGTCGGTGTAGAGGGGGCCAAGCGGGTCCTTGAACGCCGATCGAAGCTCGTCGGGAAGCCGAACGACGATTGTGGCGTCGCTCTCGGGACGGGCGGCGTCAGCGGCATCGTTCTGGGAAGCGCCGTCCTCGGGAGCCACGCTGCGTTACCGGACTTTCAGCGCGTACGCGCCGGGCTCGGTCACTTCCATCTCGTCTGCGATGCCGCTCTCTTCGGGGTGGGCGATGAACACGTAGCCCGCCCAGTCCTCGGTGAGGCTGCTCGACCCACAGCCATCGCAGGTCTGCTGGTCGGGATCGTTCACGCGGTGGCACTCGCGGCAGACGAGTCGGTCCTCGGCCATCAGCTCTCACCGGCTTGCGCCTGACGCTTGCGCCGCTCCTCTTCGAGCCAGCCGTGCTTGCCGAGGCCGGGCTGTTTGGCCGTCAGGCCGATCTTGGAGTCTCGCGGGTTGCGCTCGTCGATGCTCTTGGTGACGATGCGCGCCCGGACGGCGTCGTCGGTCCCCAGCGCGCGGTCGGACTCGTTCGAGGCGAGCCGCTGGTTCTCCGAGTCGAAGGCCAGATACTCGTTGGAGATCTGCGAGACGTGAAGCAGGCCGTCGACGGGGCCGATCCCGACGAACGCACCGAACTCCACGGTCTCGACGACCGTCCCGTCGACGACCTCCTGCATCTGGGGGTCGAACGTGACGGCGTCGAACTCGGCCTCGTAGTAGACGCCCGGCCGGTTCGGCAGGACGGCGCCCTGACCGATGTCGTGGACGTTGACGACGCTGACGACGGACCCGACGTCCTCGTCCATGCGCCCTTCGAGCTTGTCTTGGAGTAGCTTCTTGACGAGCTCCGGCGTGACGTTTGCGAGCTCGCGCGGCGGTACCTCGACCGTATCCTTCAATCTGACCCGTTTGTACATTGCTATGGTTGAGTAACTGCGAGTTTGTTCTTGCCCCTTAAACCAATTACTGCGACGCCCGCGTCGAGCGTGCGCTCTTGGAGCGGCTGGTCGTTCGTGACGACGTAGTCGGCGATGCCCTCGCGGGCGAGCTCGACGACCGCGTCGTCGGCGTACGACGCCTCGGTATCGACTATCAGACACCGTTCCGTCGCCAGATCGTGTCCCACGCTCGCGGCGATGCCTTCCTCACCGCCCTTCTCGGACAGCTTTCGGAGCTCTTCGACGACCGACTGGGGTGTAGTCGGCTCGTACCCGTCTGCTCGCGGCTCATCGCCGCTCGCTTGTTCCGGTGCGCGCGGCGCACCGTTGAGCAGCCGGTCCAGCTCGTCGAACAGCCGGACGTCGAGTTCCACTGGCATCATCAGCGCGTTCGTGTCGACGACGACGGTCGGTGCCATCCTATCCCTGTAGCGTGCCGATGCCGATCAGCCGCCAGCGAGCGCCCACACGGCGGTTGATCGCGATTTTGGCACCCTCGGCGGCGCAGACGGGCCGCTTGAGCGCGACCTCGCACTCGTCGCCGCGGGCGCTCGTGACCGATCCGACCGTCGTCGCGGTGCCGATCGTCAGCATCAGCGGCTCGCCGGTCGAAATCTCGTCGACCTCGCCGCTGTCCTGCCCGACGATCCGATCGAGCAGATCGACCTCCATCTCGAAGGAGTTCCACGTCGGCGGGAGCGTCTCCGGCGGTCCGGCGAGCTGTCCCGCGAGCGCGTCGCCCTTGGTGAGACTGGGGTCGAGCCCGGTGCCGACGCCGAGCAGTCCGCCCGGCGAAACTGTGTCGACGTTCTCGCCGCCGGCCTGCAGCGATCGGATTTCGGTCGTGATCGGGCGGTACTCCGACTGCCCGCCTTCCTCGACCTCGCGGCCGGGGCGGATCTCGATCTCCTCTCCGTCGTTCAGTTCTCCCTGTGCGAGCGAACCGCCGAGCACGCCGCCGGTGAGGTCTTCCCAAGTCGTCCCCGGCCGATTGATGTCGAAGCTCCGCGCGACGTGCATCCGGGCGTCGGCGTCGGGATCCCGATCCGGCGTCGGGATCTCCTCCTCGATCGCTTGGATCAGCACGTCCATGTTGACCTCCTGCTGGGCGCTGATCGGGACGATCGGCGCGTCCTCGGCGACCGTGCCCTCGACGAACTCTTGGATCTCTTGGTAGTTCTCGCGGGCGCGCTCGGCGTCGACGAGGTCGACCTTGTTCTGGACGACGACGATGTTGTCGATGCCGATGATATCCAGCGCCATCAGGTGCTCTTCGGTCTGGGCCTGCGGGACCGGCTCGCTGGCGCTGACGACAAGCACCGCACCGTCCATGATCGCGGCGCCGGACAGCATCGTCGCCATCAGCGTCTCGTGGCCGGGCGCGTCGACGAACGACACGGTGCGGAGCGGCTCGCTCTCGGTGCCGTCCTCGCAGGTTTCCTCGGCGGTGTAGCGTTCGGGTGCCTCCTTGTCCGGGCACTCGCGGAACGTCGCGTCCGCGTAGCCGAGACGGATAGAGATACCCCGCTTCATCTCTTCGGAGTGCTGGTCGGTCCACTCGCCGGACAAGGCCTGCACGAGCGTGGTCTTGCCGTGATCGACGTGGCCGACCAGTCCGATGTTCACCTCCGGTTGTCGGTGATCGTCTGACATATGGGGAGTAATCTTGGTAGGTTTTCGCCCCGAACGACTGATAAACCTACTGTTCTCGACGCGCCCCGGCGTGACGACGCTCGCCCTCAGCGCAGCCAAGCGCCGCCACGGAACAGTCGCGGCGCGATCCGTCGACCGCCGCCGATTATTAGATTTCGAGAATACGGTGTGACTTAATGGCGGCTGCCGATAAATTTCCGCGTATGTGCCGAATGGAAACGCCGGTCGGTCGGAGCGGCGCGCTCGTCAGAACTGGCGGCACCGCCAGCCGGGAGGCTGTCGGAGGGGATCACCGTGGTTGACCCGCTCTTGGCGCTGGCCGCGCTCTCGCCGCTCGCAGTCGTCGCTGCTCTGCTCGTGGGTGCGCTGTGGCCAGCGACGAGGGCCATGCCGGTCGCGTGGGCGACGGCGGCGATCGTCGGATTCGTCGCTTGGAACATGCCGGTCGAGTGGGTGCTAGCGGCCAGCATCTCGGGCGTTCTGACCGCCATCGAGATCCTTTGGATCGTCTTCGGCGCGCTCGCGCTGCTGTACACGCTGATGCGCGCCGGCGCGGTCGACCGGATCAACGCCGGGTTCGTCGCGATCAGCGAGGACCGACGGGTCCAAGTCGTCTTGGTCGGATTCTTCTTGGCGACGTTCCTCGAGGGCGTCGCCGGGTTCGGGACGCCCGCTGCCGTGGTGGCGCCGCTGCTGCTCGCGCTCGGATTTCCGCCGCTGGCCGCGGTCGTCGCCGCGCTCGTCGGCCACGCGATCGCGACGACGTTCGGCGCCGTCGGCGTTCCGGTCCGGCCGGGCGTCGAGGAGCCCCTCGGGGCTCTCGAGTCGCTATCGAGCGCCGAGGCGATCGACGTCACGCTCCAAGCTGCCGGCGCGGCGGCGCTGTACCAAGTCGCCGTCGGCGTCTTCATGCCGCTGGTAGCCGTCGGGATGATCGTCCACTTCTTCGGCGACCCCGAAGAGCGGTCGCTGTCGGCGATCCTCGAGGTCGTTCCGCTGTGTCTGTTCGCAGGAATCGCGTTCGTCGTCCCCTTCGCCCTGACTGCGCTGTTCGTCGGGCCAGAGCTGCCGTCGATAGTCGGCGCGATGGTAGGCGCCGCCGTCGTCGTCGCCGTGTTGCGCGCGGGCTACCTGCACCCCGACGAGGAGTGGACGTTCCGGACTCGGGAGCACTGGCCGGATCACTGGATCGGGTCGATCGAACCCGGCAGCAACGGCACGTCGAGCAGCTCGGACGCTACCGACGGTCTCTCCGACGACGCCCCGGCGGCGTCGATGTCGCTCGCCCGCGCCTGGACGCCGTACGTCCTCCTCGTCGTGCTGTTGATCGCGACGCGGGATTTCACGCCGATCGGCGTCGCGCTCACCGAACTCTCGGCGCTGGCGCCCGCTTGGGATGCCATTCTCGGCACCGACATCGGCGGCGAGGTTCGGTGGGCGTACGTGCCGGGAACCTGGCTGGCTCTGAGTGCGCTGGCGGCGATCCCGCTGTTCGGGATGGACCGCGGGCAGGTCGAGAGCGCGTGGCGCGAGGCAGGCCAGAAACTCGTTTCGCCGGCCGTCGCGCTCGTGTTCGTCATCGCGATGGTCGGGATCATGACCGAGTCCGGGGCGGCGCCGAACGCGCCCAGCGGTGACAGCATGATGATCGTACTCGCTGACGCGACGGCGTCGGTCGTCGGAGACGTCTACCCGGCTGTCGCGACGGTCGTAGGCGTCCTCGGGACGTTCATCACCGGCTCGATCACCGTCTCGAATCTCACCTTCAGCCAGCTCCAGTACGACGTCGCCGTCCAGCTCGGCCTGCCGACCCACCACATCCTGGCCGCCCAGATGGTCGGCGCCGCCATCGGCAACGTGCTGGCGATCCACAACGTCATCGCCGCGCTGGCGACGGTCGGGCTCGTCGGACAGGAGGGACGGGTCGTCCGTCTCAACCTGTTTCCGGTGCTGTACTACGTCGTCGCGATGGGTGCGCTCGTCTCGGTCGTGACGCTGCTGTAAACCTGCCAGAAGAACCCGCCCGCCGGTCGACTTTTGTCCATCCACACCTACGGACGACCGTGCGCGAGTTCGCGTTCGAGCTGTCGCTGTGCGCTCACCTCGAAGCGACGACCGAAGACGTCGTGAGCCGCCAGCTCGGCGCCGGCGTCGACCGGCCGGGCAAGCGAATCGTCGATGTCGTCTGCGTCGAGCAGGGGCCGGCGTTCGACGAGCGGACGGCGATCACCGCCGCCGCGATTCCCGACGCTGCGATCGAGTGCGACGCCGGGTCGGGCCGGTTCCAGCCCCGCGGACGAGTCATCGAGGGGTCCCCGGAGCGCAAGCGCCGCGTCGTCGAACGCGCCGTCGAGGCGGGCTTTTTCGAGCGCGAGCGCCGCGGCGGGCGCGAGCACGTTCGGCAGGTCGCGCGCTACCCCGCCGACTGGTTCGACCGGATCGTCGGCATCGAGAACAAGCCCGATCTCGGGACGCCCGGCGACCTCGAAACCCAACTCCGCAAGGACGCCAGCCTCGGGCTGGTCGACGAGGCGATTCTGGCGACCGAAAGCCACGTGACGGGCGCCCATCTCAATCGGATTCCCGACGAGATCGGCGTTTGGCGCGTCGATCTCTCGGCCGGCGCCGCCGAACGGATCGAGGTGCTCCGCGAGCCGACGCCGCTCGCCGTCGACGAACCGGGAATCGAACTCCACGACGAGCATCCCGGCCGGGCCGAGATCTATCCGGCGACTGCGGCCGAAAAAGCGCGGGCGCGGCGTCGCCTCGCCGAGCGCGCCTACGGAAAGGGGTGGCGCACCTACGAACTTCCCGGCTGTGCGGCAGCCGACGCCGCCGAGCGCGAGGGAGTCGCCGGGCTTCCCTACTGTGCGTGGAAAGGGCGGTTGGTCGATCCGGCGAGCGAGTGTGGGCCGGCCTGTGGCGGGTACGACGCGGCCGAGCCGCCGGACGCCGACCTCGCCGCGGCGCGCGCGGCGTCGTCGCCGTGGGTCGCTGATCCCGAGGGACAAAAGCGGCGACAGGCGGGTCTGAGCCGGTTCATAGACAGGGAGTGACGGTTCTGGGACAGACCGCCTCACACCGGAGACAGCGATTCGTCGAGCAACTGCTCTCCCCCCGAGTAACAGAGACACGCGACGAACGCCGTCGTCCCGAGTTTGCCCCCGGCACCGGGAAACGCGCCCGCGACGAGGACGAAGACGACGCCACACAGCGCGCCGGTGAGCGCGACCGGCACCTCGCCGTCCAGCCGCCCGGACGCCGACATACCGACGAACGACGCGCAGAACGCGACGGCGGCCAGCGTGTCGCCCGCGGCGGGCACAGCGGCCGGGAGCGCGACGGCGGCGACGGCGCCGACCAGCGCCGATCCGATCACGGCGCCGAGTCCAAGGCGGCGGCTCAGGAGGGCGGTTGCGACCGCTCCGGCGGCTGCGACCGGGACGACGAGCCGGGCGTCGTGCCAAGCGAGCGGACTCGCCGCGGCGTAGGTCGCGCCGGTCAGCGACGCCGTCGAGACGCAGCCCAAGAACGCGATCGTCCCAAGTTTGCCGCCGAAGCCGTCGAACGCCCGGTCGGCGGCAACGTACGCGAGACCGGCCACCGTACCGGCGGCGGCGACGTATGCGACCGACGGAAACAGCGCGGGCGAGGCCATCCCCGCGAACGAGCCGCAGTACGCCGGGACGCCGATCTCCTCTGCGGCGACGCCGACACCCAATCCGACGAGCGCCGAGGCGAGTACCGGCCCCGGCGCGGCGTGGACGTGCAGTAAGTACGTGGCGAGCGCCCCGGCGACGACCGCCCCGGCGTCGACGGCGTCCGACCGTTCGACCGAGACCCCGTCCATCGGCCCGAGCGCCCGGTCGTACTCGGCACCGACCGCGACGGCGCCGACCAGAACCAGTCCGATCCCGACGGGTCCGGACTGGACGGCGTCGGAGACGCCGACCGCGCCTGCGAGCAGCACCGCCGGCGTCAGCCCCAGCGCGGTGTACCCGAGCCCGCGCGGCAGTACGTTCATGCCTTCGATAGTTCGAGTACCGCTGTAGAGCGTTACGATCTGCGACGAAACTATCTGTCCGATGAGGCTCAGGGGAGTGGACGGCGCACCGTCTGCGTGGTCGTCCGGATGCGAGCAGGTTCGTAGAAGATATGGCACGCGACGGCGTAGGCAGAGAGGACTGGCAGGCAGTGCGCCGTCGATCTTCCCTCCAACACAATGCGATCTGACAGCTACCATTCGACAGACAGCGGCGACCCCACCGCCGTGAACGACGCGCCGACAGGCTCCGACGACGAGCGTGCCGACCACGAGCGATCAGTGACGTTCACCCGAAGCGGGCTCCGGGACGGCTTCATCAAGTGCGTCCCCGTTTCGCTCGGCGTGGCGGGCTACGGCGTCGCCTTCGGCGTCCTCGCCCAGCAGGCGGGCCTGAGCGTCGCCGAGGCAACCCTGATGAGCGCGACCGTCGTCGCCGGCGCGGCCCAAGTCATCGCGGTCGAACTCTGGGCGGACCCGATCCCGGCTGCGCTGGTCGTCGGCACCGCATTCATCGTCAACCTGCGGTACACGCTGATGGGCGCTGCGCTGCGGCCGTGGCTGCGCGAGCTGACGCCGCTGCAGGCCTACGGGAGCGTCTTCTTCATGGCCGACGAGAACTGGGCGTTGACGATGGGCGAACTCCAGTCGGGGAGCCGGAAGGGGGCGTTTCTCCTCGGGAGCGGCCTCGCCATCTGGGCCTTTTGGATCGGCTCGACGGTGCTCGGCGCGACGGCCGGCGCGGCGGTCGGCGAGCCCTCCCGGTACGGGTTGGACTTCGTACTGGTGGCGGTGTTCCTCGCCATCGCGGTCGAACTATGGGACGGCGCCTCGGACCTCGCGCCGTGGGGCGCCGCGCTGCTCGCGGCCGTGCTGGGCGCCCAACTGCTCCCAGGAAGCTGGTACATCCCGCTCGGCGGCGTCGCCGGCTTTCTCGTGGAGGTGATCCGAGTTGAGTCCTGATCTCTCGCTCGATCCGGTCGTCGTCGCGGTCGTGCTGGCGATGGCGGTGTCGACGTACGTCGCCAAGGCCGGCGGGCTATGGTTGCTCGGCCGGATCGACGTGTCCGAGCGCGCCGAGGCAGGGCTCGAAGTGCTCCCCGGCGCGATCGTCGTGTCGATCATCGGGCCGGAACTCGCCGCCGGCGGCCCGGCAGAGTGGGCTGCAGCGGGGGTCGCGCTGCTGGTCGCGTGGAAAACAGAGAGCGTGTTGCTTGCGATCGTCGTCGGCGCCGGAGCCGTCGTCGGATTCCGGGGACTCCTGTAGCCGTCGGCGGTGGCCAGCGCTTGCCCGGCTCAGAGTTCGTAGCGCTCGCCGTCGATCGCAAGTGGCTCCTCGAACGCTTCGTCTGCGGGATAGAAGTGCGCGAGATGGACCAGCCGCGTCTCCGTGGCGTCCAGATCGTCTGCCAGATCGAGCGCGCCCTCGCGGGTCATGTGCTTGGTGCCGAAGGTTCGCGGGACGCCCGCGTCGTCGTGGTGCGCGCCGCCGGCGGGATGGTACTCGCAGAGGTCGGCCGGGACGATGGCGTCCGCGAGAAAGAGGTCCGGATCGGCCAGCATCTCCCGGGAACGCTCGGGGATGCCGTAACTCGTATCACCGGACAGCGAGAGCTTCGCGCCCGTCTCGGGGTCCTCGATCACGAGGCCGTAGCAAACCAGCGGCGGGTGATCGACCGGGACGAGCGTCACGTCGAGCCCGCAGGTCCGTATCGTCTCGAACGGCGAGCGCGGTCGCACCTCGATCGCGTCGAGGTAGTCGAACTTGTCCTCGATCGTCTCGGCGACGCTCTCGCCGGTGTTGGGATCGGTCTCGTCGGCCGCGTAGACGGGCACGTCCTCCAGCAGGCGGTAGGCGTTGCCCAGTCCGTCGAGGTGATCGAAGTGGACGTGCGAGACGACGACGGCGTCGGGCAGGTCGACGCCCTCGCGGAGGAACTGGTAGCGAAAGTCGGGCGAGGCGTCGATCAGCAGCGACTCGCCGGTGCGCTCGTTGTGGACGTGGACCGAAAAGCGCGTGCGCTCGACATCTCGTTCGCGCGGCGAGTCGACGCCTCGCTCGCGCAGTCGGCGACGCAACGCGTCGCCCGGGTCGCGGCTTCGCTCGCAGGTGTCACAGTCACAGCCGACCGTCGGCGTCCCCGTCGTGTCGCCCGTCCCGAGCAAGGTGACCTGCATGCGGTCGGGTCAGTGCTCGTGGGCGTGGTCGTGGGAGTGGCCGTCGCCGCCGTCGGCGCCGATATCGCCCCCGGCGACCAGCGCGTCGTGGTCGCCGTCCATCATGTCCATGTTCTTGAGGTTGTCACGCTCCTCGAAGTCCTCGACTGCGTCGACCAGATCGGCCTGCGTGAGCGTGGTCCGCTCTTCGGTCAGCGCGTCGAGGACGGCCTCGCGGAGCACCATCCGGAGGTCGCTGCCGGTCAGTCCCTCGGTGATGTCGGCGATCTCGTCGGGATCGAACTCGTCGATGTCCATCGCGCGGGTGATCACGCGCAGAATGTCGGCGCGCATCCCCGCGTCGGGCTTGGGGAAGTTGACGATCTCGTCGAAGCGACGCCACGCCGCGGCGTCCAACTGGTCGGGGTGGTTCGTCGCGCCGATCAGCAACACGTCGTCCTGGATGAGGCTCACGTCGTCGATCGATTTGAGCAGGGTGTTGACCGCGCGCTTGATCGCGGCGTGCTCGTCGGAGGCCCGCGTCTTGGCGACGAAGTCGAACTCGTCCATAAAGAGGATACACGGGGAGAGCCGCTTTGCGACCTCGAACACCTTCTCGACGTTCTTGGCCGTTTCGCCGAGA
This window contains:
- a CDS encoding PIN domain-containing protein; translation: MAPTVVVDTNALMMPVELDVRLFDELDRLLNGAPRAPEQASGDEPRADGYEPTTPQSVVEELRKLSEKGGEEGIAASVGHDLATERCLIVDTEASYADDAVVELAREGIADYVVTNDQPLQERTLDAGVAVIGLRGKNKLAVTQP
- a CDS encoding DNA-directed RNA polymerase; protein product: MYKRVRLKDTVEVPPRELANVTPELVKKLLQDKLEGRMDEDVGSVVSVVNVHDIGQGAVLPNRPGVYYEAEFDAVTFDPQMQEVVDGTVVETVEFGAFVGIGPVDGLLHVSQISNEYLAFDSENQRLASNESDRALGTDDAVRARIVTKSIDERNPRDSKIGLTAKQPGLGKHGWLEEERRKRQAQAGES
- a CDS encoding translation initiation factor IF-2 subunit gamma translates to MSDDHRQPEVNIGLVGHVDHGKTTLVQALSGEWTDQHSEEMKRGISIRLGYADATFRECPDKEAPERYTAEETCEDGTESEPLRTVSFVDAPGHETLMATMLSGAAIMDGAVLVVSASEPVPQAQTEEHLMALDIIGIDNIVVVQNKVDLVDAERARENYQEIQEFVEGTVAEDAPIVPISAQQEVNMDVLIQAIEEEIPTPDRDPDADARMHVARSFDINRPGTTWEDLTGGVLGGSLAQGELNDGEEIEIRPGREVEEGGQSEYRPITTEIRSLQAGGENVDTVSPGGLLGVGTGLDPSLTKGDALAGQLAGPPETLPPTWNSFEMEVDLLDRIVGQDSGEVDEISTGEPLMLTIGTATTVGSVTSARGDECEVALKRPVCAAEGAKIAINRRVGARWRLIGIGTLQG
- a CDS encoding proline dehydrogenase family protein — its product is MLPPIADNFVAGETAPEAIAHARDLDGRGVGTILNLLGEHYERPGPAAEDRDAYVRLIDDIADAGIDACVSVKPSQIGLDIGESTFRSNLEVIAERADERDAFVWIDMEDHETTDATLDAFEELARAHEWSVGVCLQANLKRTRKDLDRLIDVPGKFRLVKGAYDEPDDLSYTRKPRVNEEYRELLRYAFEHRDRGVAVGSHDPVMIEHAADLAAEHGTDFEIQMLMGVRESAQYDLAADYDVYQYVPYGNRWLSYFYRRVAERRANALFALRAAIGR
- a CDS encoding L-lactate permease, translating into MVDPLLALAALSPLAVVAALLVGALWPATRAMPVAWATAAIVGFVAWNMPVEWVLAASISGVLTAIEILWIVFGALALLYTLMRAGAVDRINAGFVAISEDRRVQVVLVGFFLATFLEGVAGFGTPAAVVAPLLLALGFPPLAAVVAALVGHAIATTFGAVGVPVRPGVEEPLGALESLSSAEAIDVTLQAAGAAALYQVAVGVFMPLVAVGMIVHFFGDPEERSLSAILEVVPLCLFAGIAFVVPFALTALFVGPELPSIVGAMVGAAVVVAVLRAGYLHPDEEWTFRTREHWPDHWIGSIEPGSNGTSSSSDATDGLSDDAPAASMSLARAWTPYVLLVVLLIATRDFTPIGVALTELSALAPAWDAILGTDIGGEVRWAYVPGTWLALSALAAIPLFGMDRGQVESAWREAGQKLVSPAVALVFVIAMVGIMTESGAAPNAPSGDSMMIVLADATASVVGDVYPAVATVVGVLGTFITGSITVSNLTFSQLQYDVAVQLGLPTHHILAAQMVGAAIGNVLAIHNVIAALATVGLVGQEGRVVRLNLFPVLYYVVAMGALVSVVTLL
- the spt4 gene encoding transcription elongation factor subunit Spt4, with translation MAEDRLVCRECHRVNDPDQQTCDGCGSSSLTEDWAGYVFIAHPEESGIADEMEVTEPGAYALKVR
- a CDS encoding DUF502 domain-containing protein; translated protein: MATWKRDFGSGLVVLVPIIVTLWVLVWLFNFIAGAPLVNQINQELLVDLGFEGISTSAVSAVRVLVTLVVFVTLVFAVGYLMRTALGNVLEDRIDDLINRLPGLRVVYNASKMAAETALGGTEALQTPVKVEVWDGVRMTAFKTGKRTDDGRELLFMPTAPNITTGFVIEVEPEDIQEIDERVEDSLTRLLSAGFGDANNQSGGLHGVPIDVHESDTGRLAGSDADRSNADGRADAGADE
- a CDS encoding GTP-dependent dephospho-CoA kinase family protein, translating into MAPEDGASQNDAADAARPESDATIVVRLPDELRSAFKDPLGPLYTDAEELLSDAGEPLIAVGDIVTYHFEQADRRPDVALVDGRTKRQAVDDEVRETVEAPPDRIAATNPAGTLTVELLTALGDAVARDGPTTVVVDGEEDLATLPAVLAAPEGATVVYGQPDRGMVAVDVTAETRAEFRDLLERMDGDRERLWALLDAEA
- a CDS encoding branched-chain amino acid transaminase, with the protein product MGFDEMDVDTIWMDGEFQDWDDAQVHVLTHGLHYGTGIFEGVRCYDTADGPAIFRWDAHLDRFYESAKPYEMDIEHDREELTEATMELIRRQDLESCYIRPVAFYGYNSLGVSPKDCPTQVAIACWPWGTYLGEDALQKGVEVMVSSWRKHSSSQIPTNAKTTGLYVNSMLAGEEARRNGYTEAIVLDKEGYVAEGPGENIFMVKDGELYTPALSQSILDGITRQSVIEVARDLGYTVHDQATISRGQLHTADELFFTGTAAEVTPIRQVDNVEIGSGTRGPVTEEIQQTFFDLVEDPSDEYADWFTYV